Below is a window of Perca fluviatilis chromosome 14, GENO_Pfluv_1.0, whole genome shotgun sequence DNA.
GACATTAAAACTATATTATAATCACATTCCCGAGGAGCTACCGGAAAACGCGTCCTACGTCGTTCACGTCCCCTAGTGGAGGACCATTTCCTTAATTTGCCTGTATATAGTGGGCATTGTCACACACTCAACCAGTTCCCGTGAGATTTAATTTGCCTCTCTGTGAACAATGTTTTGCAGCCCATTAGTGGCTCCTAAAGGCGGTGTGCTGAacccctctggacaggaagtttgTTCACACCTGCATGGGTTAGTCAGATGATGACATCTCGACCAATGAGGTGTCACTGCCAGCAGAGGTGTGAAGACAAACAAGCATCAGCTTGAACCCATCAACATATGATGCAATCATTACTGAATAGTGATGCGTTTTCAGTTGATATTGTGTATGACATGAGTACAATAATTTAATCAATTGGAATTTTTTAGATCTCTCATTATAAAAAGGGATTCAATTACCAACGTTGTGAGAGGGGTTGCTGCCAGTCACAAATCTACAGAGAATTGTCTCCCGATTCTGCACTCCTAACAActctagttttttttaactcactgGTATTTTTGGTTTTAAGGCCCAaaactttcatgttttgttaagtCACACAGTTTCATCAGCATCCTCTTTTAGGACTCTCTAAAAACTCAGCAGCACATAGATGaagttagagactagctggtgaatatAGTAGAGGATTTAGCAGGTAAAGAGAGTTAGGGTTGTAGAGCTGCCGGAGCGCACCAGAAGGTGCAGGAAGTAAGTTCACGGAGTATAAGAGGCAGGTTGGGGTAGTGCAACacggtctcacagcagttcgtgaaatggtcacgttattttgaatctattgattcgtgtacacggacacaattatcttatttattttgtgttgtcaggacgtaatgggaagcatccatacggaggttgggtttaggaaaagcaGCACAGGGAAaggggacacgatccccggtttCTGCGCCACAACAATATGGAGCTAAAAcagtctcaataaagataaatgcacacactacattcacatatgtacacacaggattcatacatgcacacacatgattaataaatacacacacaggatacacaaatgcgcacaaaattcacaaatacacacacaaaatgtaaaaagcaCAGAAGAGtcacaaatgcatacaaaatTCAGAAATGCACATCCAATTCAGAAATGAAACAAAATTTCAGGTTCAACATACTTGGAGTTGACTGAACTAATTctgatcagctgttctggaactcGGAGTGTCACACATCAGGCTCAGTTTTTTAAgcctgctttctgaaacaggGTCCAGTATTCTTGCTTGTTTACtggtttaggaaagaaaaacaattgaAGTGATTGGTATTTCTCATTATACGTTGTGAGCACCTACAGATCAATtatactacatacagtacatagacCTGTCAGACCATATTTTATTACTAAATTATGCAAAAATGCAGGGAAATTTAAAGGATTCACGTATTATTTCCAGGTGGTGAACAGATTTGctgcttattattatttatatcagttcgtgaaatggtcatgttatttttaatctattgatttgtgtacacggacacgattatctcatttattttatttattatccaTACGGacgttaggttaaggaaaagaagCACAGGGAAAGGGGACATGATCCCTGGTTTCTATGCCACAACAATGGGACGGTTGGTGTCTGGGGGACGCCGACGCGCCACAACAATGGGACGGTTGGTGTCTGGGGGACGCCGAcgcgccacaacaacgggacggttggggttAAGATAAGAACACACGGCGGGACATGATCCGCGGTAGGGACGGTTGTAGTTAAaagaacaacggggaaatgaaatgctacacgcgggacacgatgcCCACTCTCCGgaatgaaagtcctgtgtttgacccatccaccaccccaaccaacctccttacgcggattttcggcgtttcatactactcactaaaGTTGTTGTCCTGTGAACACGAAacatgcttcccattgaaataataattagtttaaaaaacgtctcgagcaacacaaaaaaaacgacaaacgtgtacatgtacacaaatcaatggatttcaataacgtgaccatttcacggaatgtgtgaaaattctgtgtgtccaccacggaaaacaatgtcaatgtaaagtcaatgagaagatgatgtagcattaagagcgactagggtagcgagtagtatgtaaaGCCGAaattccgcgtaaggaggttggttggggtggtggatgggtcaaacaacacaggactttctaCGCTATGGAACGTTCCACGCCTATGGAACAAATTGCCCCTCGACATCAGTCTTGCACCTacaatttcaatttttaaatctaaattgaaAACATATCTGTATTCCCtggcattttaaattgttttctgatgctgtcttttgtcttgttggctgttttactgtttatttgtttttgcttttaccCTGTTCAGCACTTTGGATAGCTCCGctatgtttaaatgtgctatataaataaaatgtacttacttacttacttactttcaccccggaggtCGGGTCGTGTCCTTTCCACGTTGTTATTTTCCGGCGTGTGGTATGTCCTTTCACCCTGGAGACTGGGGTTCACGTCCTGGCGTGTGGCGTGTCCTTTTCCCGTTGTTattttcctaaccccaaccgtccCTTTCTTCTCGCGTGTCACAGAACCGTAaacccacccacgaccttttcctgaacccaactgtcctgttgtTCCCCCGTTTTTCGGCGAtcagtgttcatttcacggaattcttccgtgggtcCATCACAGAATATTTTACttttccgtgaaactgccacagattttgagttaaggggccgtgttcatttcacataattctgtgagatcaggttgcgTTTCCAGTTGCAATTTGACCTTCACTTCTGCCAGAGTTCAATCCAATTAAActtttaaacaattaaactgCGATCTGGGATCTCCAGGGTGCTGGAAGTTTCCCTTTCATTGGGgaaattttttattgtttgtgtctttttaaTTACTGCATGGCAAAAGAATAAAAGCAGAAGAGAAGGTAGAGAGGTACCTTTGGTTTCCAAATGGGGTCTAAAAGACAACACGTGGGGTAATTACTAGGAAGGGTTTGAAGACTTTAGGGGTTATGGGTTCGGAAAGCTTGAAACGTGATGTGTAGAGCAAGGAAGGAAGGACATTAGTGACCAACAGAGACTGAGAGGGAGGGATGAAGCCAACAGTAGAAAGAGATAAATCAGTTGTATGACAGAGTTTGAGGCAGAGAGCTGAGGCCTCTCTCCTTCCACTGATGATGGAGACACAGGACGGAGCAGAGCTCTGCTTTCCACAACTCTTCAACACCTCCTGCAGGAAGCTGACATCTCCTTGGTTTGAAGTGATGTTCATTCACATTTTGCTCTACtccatctctctgctcactGTAGCTCTCAACCTGCTCGTCATTATCTCAATCTCCCACTTCAGGCAAAGATTAATGTCTCAACAGTTGAAGTTTTAGATATATGAACCCTTTGTGtgagtttcagggtcctggtactGTGCATGCTGGCTTGATGTCTCACTGTCAGGGCTTATTGGGGTGCTCGAAGGAGCCATTGATGATGTTAATTGTAATGTAACACCTGTTCTTCTCATACTGTGATAATCAAACTGACTGCTCAGAATAAGGCCTGTTTCTATGACGGATcgggaaaaaaactaattgtttccattgtttcagaaaaaactaacataaaatgtttgtcatttagatatgaggacttgttggtttaatggtgcttttctctttccctccaggcagctccacacaaccaccaacatcctcctcctctctctggctgtctcagacCTTGTAGGGGGCCTCGTGCTGATGCCGGGAGAAATCTTCAGAAAAACATCCTGCTGGTTCCTTGgtgactttgtgtgttttctttataattATCTTTCATTTATCATTCCATACTCATCAGTAGGTAACATGGTGCTCATATCAGTTGACCGTTACGTTGCTATTTGTGACCCTCTGCATTACACCACCAGAATCACTGTCAACAGAGTtaaactctgtgtttgtctgtgttggctcTGTTCTTTGTTCTACAGCTTTCTCTTTGTGAAGGATGAACTGACTCAACCAGGAAGGTATAATTCCTGCTACGGAGAATGTGTGTTGGTCATTGACTATGTCACAGCAGTTGTTGATCTTGTTTTGGACTTTATTGTTCCAATTACTGTCATCATAGCTCTGTATCTGAGAATATTtgccgtggctgtgtctcaggctcgtgccatgcgctctcacattacagctgtcacactccagcattcagtgactccaaaggcaaagaaatctGAGCTGAAAGCAGCTAGGAATCTTGGTGTTGTTGTAGTTGTGTTCATACTATGTTTCTGCCCATATTACGCTGTCTCTTTTGCAGGTGACAGCTTGGTGAATGCTTTATCTACAAATGCTCTCTTCTATTGTCactcttgtctaaaccctgtgatctatgcctttgtttacccctggtttagaaaagcagttaaactcattgtaactcttcagatactgcagcctggctcctctGAGACCAACATAATGTAGAGAGGCggtggagggactgagatcagACTCGGCCTAAGAACATAGGAATGAATATATTAATGCTGTTCTGTGATCACTTATTGTAAACAGAATGTAAATATATGCTTTCCTGTCTAAAAGTAAAAATGCCAATGTTTCACTTTtgcttgttgtgtatttttcctCTCTGATGCTGCATTTTAAAAGTCATACGCACCACATACTGTTTTTTAAGTCATCACATATTTACACATGTATGACACTAATAGAGTATTTTTTTAACCAGTAaagctttttttgggggggatagGAAACAGTTCAACTGTACAGAAAAACATCAGCTGTGAACTGTAATTGTGTTTTACATAAAACTGTCTATACAAAAAGTTATTTAGTTACAAAgttgttttaatcatttcagtttagtgtCATTCATATGTGATCCCTGTATAACATATCTTGTCTTTATGACAGAATTATTTAAACCACTATGAAGTCCTGTTGCGAGAAGtaaaaaaatagattatttaataaGGTTTATCTACAGTTCATCAGATCATTGCAGTCACATTTCCAGAGAAACATGTAATCATAGGACAGAGAAAGTTAAAGTTACACAAATGATGTAAAGTGTAATGGGTTGCAAttttaaatcagttttattAGAAAAATGATCAGAATTATTGTCCATTTAATTTTACCTAGCATATtgattttttataaaatgacatGAAGTATGTTAATAAACAGAAGACATTcataatgtaacattatttctttttatttatttttttttacaataagtGATATAATTTTGACTGGTCACAAAAACAATGAGACAATAATGACATGTTGAAAACTCCAGAACAAAAAACTACAGTAGCAGTATACGCTTACAAAAGGGTGGGTGGGGCTTGAGAGAATCTGTCTAGCATGTCTCTAAGAACATGGGTTATCAGGGGTGGCAAGCCTACAGGGCATTGATCAGTGAAAGAGACATAACACATAACCAGATGCTCTTAATGGCCACTAGGGGTGTTAAAGGCTGTTTTTCAAATTGTCTGGAAATCTCAGTGATAGGCGTTTCTGAGGTCTGAAGTTTCATTGAGTGTGTAAAAAAGACGGCCCTCTCATTCCGTTAAATGGGGCCATTCTGTTGACGCAGCAGAGCTTTGGGGCCTGCTAGCATCCAGTTGGCATCCCGGTCTGCCACCCAGTCAGTTAACCTCGGCCCTGCTGCTGATGTCCAGCATGCCACCCAGTCTGCTAGCCTCAGGCCTGCTGCTGATGTCCAGCCTGCCACCCAGTCTGCTAGCCTCGGGCCTGCTGCTGATGTGCAGCCTGCCACCCAGTCTGCTAGCCCTAGAATGGAAGGTTAGCCCTTCCATTCCCTGATCCAGTATCTCCAGAACACACAGATATGTattgatatgacacacacaagCATTTCTGTTGTCTAAAACCATTATCCTATGTCTTGGGAgtcaaactgtcaaaaaataacCATAACTTATACAGTGGACAAAATAtctacatttcttcaaaaaaagaagaaatgattCATGACATTCACTGATGCCAAtactcaaaataataatgtcatatttattgatatcacacacacacagcaatgctacacaagcatttgtCGTCTAAAACAGAGCTCCTATGTATTTCTATTTCATCCTATGTATGAGTCATCCAGTACAAAAATAGACATAATTATAgcttgcacacaaaacacacaaaaccaaaTTCTCAAACTATATTCACAAAACACCTGACTCTGCTGGCAAAGTCAAACAATGCTTTCAGAaaaacaagtttatttcatacagtaaacacattttgcaatgaCAACTGTGTTGTAGTTGTGTTTAACTTTTGCGGCATCACAGTGTGAAATGTATTTtagggagtgagaatgtgttcagGGTTTTGCCAAAAGAGTGATCGATTAGACAAATCGGTTTAGGCCACTGAGCATTTGGTTCAGAGAATGAggttttgtgttttagcaattcagaAAATCCgtaatatcagaaatatgggtttctttcaacaaaattaTCCAAAAATTAACACGGATGCATGAATGTGCATTGTATGGAACGATAATgacaggagcaaagcaggaagtaaggtgacaaagtataagagtgcCAGATTTCAGGGTAAGGAGTTACAACAGTAACACGCTGCTCCACCATTGATGCTCCAGTATTAATATCTAATAATGTCACAAGAGACATTTAACGGGTTTTACTGCACTACTTTGAGTACATTTtgctgttaaaggtcccatgacatggtgctctttggacgcttttatactgtactgtatctaaagtctcttttatataggccttagtggtcccctaatactgtatctgaaatctcttttagatagaccttagtggtcccctaatactgtgtctgaaACGCATTATGTATTTCACAGCCTTCTGCAGCTAATAGAGATTCTCAGGTGTGTAAGATCACATATTTGCTTGTTGTTTTAGAGGCTGTTTTCTGTGCCCTCTCTATGGAATCAAACCTCTCTGATCTGACCAGGAATATGTGGTAGGGCGGCAATACTACCACGTCCAGACCCCCCGCGCCAGACAGCGTGGGTTAGAGCAACCCTCCAGCGGCGCCATGCCAAACTGGGTGAAAGCCCCTTCTTGCCGGCACCGGGGGAGTTACCCCCACCGGACATCTGTCTGATGACTTCACCGGAACCTACTAGACAAGAAACCAATAGGTTTAGCGGTGATGGGCTTTATTCAAGTAATGAGGATCAACTACAAGATCACTGTTGGCTGCTGTGTCGAGAACCTTCCCGGCCCACCAAGCCAAAGCTTATAGTAGGAGATTATTCAAATAAGGGTAAGCCGACCAGTGCATGACATTCCTAATATTTGCCTTGTCAACAGTATAGGGAAGGGTGctaccttacactcaaggactTGTCAAAGTGAAAAATTTCAATATAGCCCTACCGGTATCGAGTCCTGATGCCGTGCGGCTTGAGGTTGAGGGGCTGGCCCCATACTCAAATCCCACAGCTGAGAGGGTGCTGGTGGGTGGGTGGCTAGTCACGGAAAGCACCGTGCCGCCACCCCAGACTAGGGGAACGGACACTAGGATTGGGCGCCGTAGCTCTTTATCCAGTAGCCAGCTATTACTTATCCTGTCAGCCTCGAACAAACGCACGCCCTTCCCTTGAGCAACCAAGGTCAGCCCACCTGTCGAACTCGACCTGGCGCCAGTCACACGGGACTAAGCGCTTGCGTTCAGGCGTCACAGCAGCTGGGTTTAGATCTTTCGCCCCAACCCCATCCCCAGGCGTATCCACAAAGGGATTCGAATCCcgatcacccccccccctcggAATCTCCTCCCCCGAACCACCAGCGCTCAGCCAAGCTCTAGCAAAGGAATTCCTATTGATCGTTTTTCTGGCGACGTGCAAAATCATTCCTTCTGGAGAATGGAACAACTTAAACAGACGCCGGGCCTGTATGGCTGGGACGTCCAAGACAACCGAATGATGCCCAATCCACCATCCGTTCTCCTGGAAAGCAAACCATCGGTCGTACACTTGGGCAGGTGCAGCCAGTTCTTTACTGCACCTCTGATGTCGCAGTCCACTTCCGTCAGGGTCGTCGCAGAGGTCATGCAGTGATCGGGCCGAGAAGAGGACCCTCGGTATAGCGTAGCCATTCAACAACAACACCTTATACATCGGGATCAAAGGCGCTTTGCCAATTGCTAGGATCCACTGGTGAACCCTTGCGGAGGGGTCCTCAGAGACAATACCAGTCCATGGGCTTACCTCGACTCCCAGGTATTTCACCCGGTCGTCGGGTCCAATCCAGCGGAGAGTCTCCTCGCACAACCCCCACGGTTCGCGGGCATTGATTGACAGAGGCTTCCCGACTATCTTTTTGAATAAAAACCCACAGCATTTCTTGGGCTGCACCTTAAGTCCGGTCAACTGACAGTATGCCTCcaggatggcaatgttggtggCCATACCTTCCCAAGAGCCACTCAACAAGACTAGATCATCTGCAAACGCCATCGCACTAATGGCAGTGTTGCCTTCCACAACAAAGCCCAAGCCCTCACGTTCGAGAGTTCGGATCAGCGGATCCAGGGCCAGGTTGAACAACAGTGAAGACATGGAGTCACTCTGCTTGACTCCGACCCTCATGGTGATTTGTGCAGTCTCACCCTCAGCACATCTCACCCTGGTCACGATGTTCTCGTACGAGTCCTTGACTAACTCCACCAAATGTTCGTCTAACCCTTTCCATCTCAAAGCAGCCAGGAGATGCTCATGTGAAACGGTATCGAAAGCCTTCGCAAAGTCGACGAATACGACCGCTAGGGAGTGCCCCTCCGATTTGCTCAACCTCATTAACCCAGTAAGCAGCGAGAGGTTTTCCGAGCAACCAGCAGAGTCTATAAAGCCACGCTGGCGCTGATGGATAGGACATGCAGCCGTCATCCTAACCATCAAGATCCGCGAGAAGAACCTCAAAACAACAGACGCAATAGTGATGGGACGCCACTGGTTTACGTCCCCATATAAACCTTTGTCCGCGGTCTTCGGTATAAGTACCATGCGGCACTTTTTGAAATCCCTCGGCAGAGTCCCTGAGACCAACCAGGCGGAGAACATACGTGCCAATTTAAATCCCTGTGGATCCCAGTCCAGCAGATCCTTCCTGGAAATGCCATCCGGCCCTGGGGAGGTCTTTCTCTTCATGGACCGAAGATTAGTGCTGTCCTCCAAAAGTGTGATAAGGTTCCGGAAGACCGAATTTTCCGCACAGCCTAGACCATCAAACTGACCCATTCCCTTAAATGAACCAACATTACCCCACCTGCCTGTGAACCCAGCTGTGATCTCAGACAAAGGGACTGGGCATACCGTGCTCAGCTGTCCGTCCAGGACATATAACGCATGCTTCGTCATGTCGGAGCGAAGCAGTCGGTACAGAAAACGTCTGGTCCTTCTCCTTCTGTTGCACCTCCTGCCCACCCCTACGAACGGGGGCTCTACTGGCCCCAACCGCACAGCACTACCGGCCCTCTTTCTCCCCA
It encodes the following:
- the LOC120573607 gene encoding trace amine-associated receptor 13c-like → METQDGAELCFPQLFNTSCRKLTSPWFEVMFIHILLYSISLLTVALNLLVIISISHFRQLHTTTNILLLSLAVSDLVGGLVLMPGEIFRKTSCWFLGDFVCFLYNYLSFIIPYSSVGNMVLISVDRYVAICDPLHYTTRITVNRVKLCVCLCWLCSLFYSFLFVKDELTQPGRYNSCYGECVLVIDYVTAVVDLVLDFIVPITVIIALYLRIFAVAVSQARAMRSHITAVTLQHSVTPKAKKSELKAARNLGVVVVVFILCFCPYYAVSFAGDSLVNALSTNALFYCHSCLNPVIYAFVYPWFRKAVKLIVTLQILQPGSSETNIM